One Denticeps clupeoides chromosome 10, fDenClu1.1, whole genome shotgun sequence genomic window carries:
- the ppp1r3da gene encoding protein phosphatase 1, regulatory subunit 3Da, producing MACFMTWCKKTPPQKTEEESGYIGNSGRPTEHCAVDGSTKFDPDGKENMVKIRPPDPRVLRPALRRSLSCEPVPRSIIRGHVPAERRLTRRAGVRFVDSLGLELEDVKSFTSAEEPLVPQHVLFRLLMNAELNSKWNLEISLPILKPVFPLQPGDQANFQERLGRQKVCLERLFCFEVGITGIVQVLNLAFEKDISVRYSFTNWQSCSDTRGFWVSRRNGEEMAARTNCDTFHFALPVPPFVLHAGATLEFAICYKVLGAEFWDNNEGQNYKLTCHSYKLSVPKECEDSMIHFL from the coding sequence ATGGCGTGTTTTATGACATGGTGCAAAAAGACTCCTCCACAGAAGACTGAGGAAGAGTCTGGTTATATCGGCAACTCTGGCAGGCCAACAGAACACTGTGCTGTAGATGGAAGCACTAAATTTGACCCAGACGGGAAGGAAAACATGGTGAAGATCCGACCTCCCGACCCCAGAGTCCTCAGGCCTGCACTGCGCCGGAGCCTTTCCTGCGAGCCCGTGCCCAGATCTATCATTCGCGGACACGTGCCTGCCGAGAGGCGGCTCACCAGGCGGGCCGGTGTGCGCTTCGTGGACTCCCTGGGGCTGGAGTTGGAAGATGTGAAGAGTTTCACAAGCGCCGAAGAACCCCTGGTGCCACAGCATGTGCTTTTTAGACTACTGATGAATGCCGAACTGAATTCAAAATGGAATTTAGAAATTTCACTGCCAATACTGAAACCCGTGTTCCCACTGCAGCCAGGCGATCAGGCCAACTTCCAGGAACGCCTGGGTCGCCAGAAGGTGTGCCTTGAGCGGCTTTTTTGCTTTGAAGTGGGCATCACCGGCATTGTGCAAGTCCTGAATCTGGCATTTGAGAAAGACATCAGTGTGCGCTACTCATTCACAAACTGGCAGAGTTGCTCGGACACCAGGGGCTTTTGGGTGTCTCGCAGAAATGGGGAAGAAATGGCAGCCAGGACGAACTGTGACACTTTTCATTTCGCCCTCCCGGTTCCACCATTCGTGCTCCACGCAGGGGCCACACTGGAATTTGCCATCTGTTATAAAGTTTTAGGCGCTGAGTTTTGGGACAACAATGAAGGGCAGAACTACAAGCTGACTTGTCACAGCTACAAGTTGAGTGTCCCCAAGGAATGTGAGGACAGCATGATACATTTTCTCTAG
- the fam217ba gene encoding uncharacterized protein fam217ba — MGPILQEQALKGLTAKDKLRVKNAENHGALTTGSKKGSKMMNQNCRPVKKSGGYNKNVPDKDMVPRTERTRANSDLSPVIGNRKLPRAQAQAESKSQLQKHVTGLKAEDKRNMHLQPKRCGELHQSLSVQGMNRHGLSLPLAPQAVLQQGQLREQISSLGSMELFEHREDDTDSASDLSDSERLPVLPSPCTPPQLNLRAEVIDSVDLRPQIPGPKTEAVESDSYSYSDFLPPPFNTWSLRQLAIFLNTEGKGAPRPRPVGQLEKFLERLLQLEWHQMQTIQAENGRPTVPIIRPKGHVPSAQLNASRPRPHTAPPSRLSSPKSLRQGHRAFPFTALSSLTSPSSTHLSRPICPYCHVRYPLCNGTCYSYAYQRHSRLSPLLERKNSTPATQKRSSSESRAAASESKANARAQNPTSPQTGWNHLKNVQATIKLCTPSQDFNGSRKSRAGRVSETNRQCASAAMRSGAEKRTPPSGKQDVGLMRRCDKDGLGAESGRTKPATKRTDNGLSSKKTSSARPNGKVKNVQFLVK; from the exons ATGGGACCCATCCTGCAGGAGCAAGCTCTGAAGGGACTGACTGCTAAAGACAAACTGCGggtgaaaaatgcagaaaaccaCGGAGCTCTTACTACTGG ttctaaAAAAGGCAGCAAGATGATGAACCAAAACTGCAGACCTGTGAAAAAGTCAGGAggttataataaaaatgttccagATAAAGATATGGTCCCAAGGACTGAGAGGACGAGAGCAAATTCTGACCTGAGTCCTGTAATTGGCAACCGGAAATTGCCTAG AGCACAGGCACAGGCAGAATCAAAGTCCCAGCTGCAGAAACACGTGACCGGCCTGAAAGCCGAGGACAAACGCAACATGCACCTGCAGCCCAAACGCTGCGGCGAGCTGCACCAGAGCCTTTCTGTTCAAGGGATGAACCGGCACGGCCTGTCTCTGCCCTTGGCTCCGCAGGCGGTGCTGCAGCAGGGCCAGCTACGGGAACAGATCTCCAGTCTGGGCTCGATGGAGCTGTTCGAGCACAGAGAGGACGACACCGACAGCGCCAGTGATTTGTCCGATTCCGAGCGGCTGCCTGTTCTCCCGTCACCCTGCACTCCACCTCAGCTCAACCTGCGAGCCGAAGTCATCGATTCTGTTGACCTACGTCCACAGATCCCTGGCCCAAAGACGGAGGCAGTGGAGTCTGACAGCTACAGCTATTCCGATTTCCTCCCTCCACCGTTTAATACGTGGAGCCTGAGGCAGTTGGCCATCTTTCTCAACACCGAAGGAAAGGGCGCACCTCGTCCCAGGCCTGTAGGACAGCTTGAGAAGTTTCTGGAGAGGCTTCTACAACTGGAATGGCACCAAATGCAAACTATCCAAGCTGAAAATGGAAGGCCCACAGTTCCCATCATTCGCCCTAAGGGCCATGTGCCATCTGCACAGCTAAATGCCAGCCGTCCACGGCCCCACACAGCCCCTCCTTCCCGTCTGAGCTCTCCCAAAAGCCTCCGTCAGGGTCACCGCGCCTTTCCGTTTACTGCTCTCTCTTCCCTGACAAGCCCGTCATCTACACACTTGTCCCGTCCCATTTGTCCCTACTGCCACGTTCGTTACCCACTCTGCAATGGGACCTGTTATTCATACGCTTACCAGCGCCATTCACGTCTGAGCCCGCTCTTGGAGCGTAAAAACTCAACACCGGCTACACAGAAGAGGAGCAGCAGCGAGAGTCGCGCCGCGGCCTCGGAAAGCAAAGCGAATGCCCGCGCACAGAACCCGACGAGCCCTCAAACCGGATGGAACCATCTGAAGAACGTGCAGGCCACCATCAAGCTTTGCACGCCATCTCAGGATTTCAATGGCAGCAGGAAGAGCCGGGCTGGAAGGGTCTCGGAGACCAACCGACAGTGCGCCTCGGCAGCCATGAGAAGTGGTGCAGAAAAGCGCACCCCACCTTCTGGTAAACAGGATGTGGGTCTTATGAGAAGGTGTGACAAGGATGGACTAGGCGCTGAGAGTGGACGGACGAAACCTGCTACAAAGAGAACAGATAATGGCCTTTCTTCCAAAAAGACATCTTCAGCAAGACCTAAtggaaaagtgaaaaatgttcaGTTTCTTGTCAAATGA